Proteins encoded in a region of the Magnetococcales bacterium genome:
- a CDS encoding gamma-glutamyl-gamma-aminobutyrate hydrolase family protein (Members of this family of hydrolases with an active site Cys residue belong to MEROPS family C26.) has product MTCIAVTQRVDLHPATGERRDALDQRWVAFLRLCGILPLLLPNHAATALDLLQACRPQGILLTGGNTLAALQGDAPERDALEFALLPWARERHIPVLGVCRGMQVLMSHLGLTLQRVQGHVQPQQNIRIRGNWETVNSFHEFGFQIVDLAHDQKNSVFPLQTGKETLHVWAWAVDGVIKAIRHPAEPLCGIMWHPERITPFRHQDVVLFASVFGSHLQLKHDPVDQRHMENFNKSDRDQSRCM; this is encoded by the coding sequence ATGACCTGCATCGCCGTCACCCAGAGAGTCGATCTGCACCCGGCAACGGGGGAACGGCGCGATGCCCTGGATCAGCGCTGGGTGGCGTTTTTGCGGCTTTGCGGTATTTTGCCGCTGTTGTTGCCGAACCATGCGGCCACTGCCCTCGACCTGTTGCAAGCCTGCCGACCCCAAGGCATTCTGTTGACCGGTGGCAATACCCTGGCAGCCTTGCAGGGCGATGCCCCGGAACGGGATGCCCTGGAGTTTGCCCTCCTGCCATGGGCCAGGGAGCGACACATCCCGGTCCTGGGTGTCTGTCGCGGCATGCAGGTCCTGATGTCACATCTGGGTCTGACCTTGCAGCGGGTGCAGGGACACGTCCAGCCCCAACAAAATATCCGCATCCGGGGCAACTGGGAAACCGTCAACAGTTTCCATGAGTTTGGATTCCAGATTGTCGATCTGGCCCATGACCAGAAAAATTCCGTTTTTCCCCTCCAGACCGGCAAAGAGACTCTGCATGTCTGGGCCTGGGCCGTGGATGGCGTCATCAAGGCCATCCGGCACCCGGCAGAACCTCTTTGCGGCATCATGTGGCATCCGGAACGCATCACCCCTTTCCGGCACCAGGATGTTGTTTTATTCGCGAGTGTGTTTGGCAGCCATCTGCAATTGAAACATGACCCGGTTGACCAGCGTCACATGGAAAATTTTAATAAATCAGATCGTGACCAAAGCCGTTGTATGTAA
- a CDS encoding type II toxin-antitoxin system HicB family antitoxin: MNEPNFPFMIRHLKKEEGGGYLIEFPDLPGCMSDGETVEDALANGREAMLSWLDVAEEQGRIIPESNIIKPGE; encoded by the coding sequence ATGAACGAACCAAACTTTCCCTTCATGATCCGTCATCTGAAAAAGGAAGAAGGTGGTGGTTATCTGATCGAATTTCCCGACCTGCCCGGTTGCATGTCTGATGGAGAAACGGTCGAAGATGCCTTAGCCAATGGCAGGGAAGCCATGCTCTCCTGGTTGGATGTGGCTGAAGAACAAGGACGGATAATTCCGGAATCGAACATCATCAAGCCGGGTGAATAA
- a CDS encoding TolC family protein has product MSACKSATSLSLYLLGWILLLILPAGCIVKPQALTEAEQARLVEADELKMFENQPPLPETVTIYDAMARAISFNLDHRLKLMEEMLSRNQLDLTRAELLPGLLASAGYTSRSNAAASSSQSVQSGSISLESSTSQNRDHEQIDLSMTWNVLDFGVSYFRARQEADRLLITEERRRKVIQNLTREIRYAFWRAWGAQNLAQEITDALQQAEEARVALEQIAQERLRPPLEILRYRRSILEIVVQLEKLRDDMAMARIELSPLMNVPPGKTFKLAATEPPLTAFPSDMPLAALERLALRNRPELREENYQARISSEETRKAIARLFPGLEMSLTGNYESNTFLVNQSWAEAGLRISWNLINLATAPWRLQWARSQEAVTETRRLALHMAILSQTHIAWRQYLTALQQYRRTMDLSTIDQAILHHVTTQQNNAAENRLEQIRNKVKAVLTRLQQNQALAQLENALGQLQVAVGADPVAMNTTDNDLKSLSENIEKNLTEWEKALIQVPGPEPTTVPNSRADLIERVRKLLQKSMERIQATPRHEPETFILDIPSPTFPPANQSATLNNPSRPLPVQEGVNPP; this is encoded by the coding sequence ATGTCTGCCTGCAAATCTGCCACTTCCCTGTCGCTGTATCTGTTGGGCTGGATACTCCTTCTGATCCTGCCGGCTGGCTGTATTGTCAAACCGCAGGCCTTGACCGAGGCAGAGCAGGCCCGGCTCGTCGAGGCCGATGAGCTTAAAATGTTCGAAAACCAGCCCCCCCTCCCGGAAACCGTGACCATCTATGATGCCATGGCCCGGGCCATCAGCTTCAATCTTGATCACCGTCTGAAGTTGATGGAAGAGATGCTTTCCAGAAATCAACTGGACCTGACCCGGGCGGAGCTGCTGCCCGGGTTGCTGGCTTCGGCGGGCTATACGAGCCGCTCCAATGCGGCGGCTTCCAGCAGCCAATCGGTCCAGAGTGGCAGCATTTCCCTTGAGTCCTCGACCTCGCAGAATCGGGATCATGAACAGATCGACCTCTCCATGACCTGGAATGTCCTGGATTTTGGCGTCAGCTATTTCCGGGCACGCCAGGAGGCGGACCGGTTGCTGATCACCGAAGAGCGGCGGCGCAAGGTGATTCAAAACCTGACCCGGGAAATTCGTTACGCCTTCTGGCGTGCCTGGGGGGCACAAAACCTGGCCCAAGAGATTACCGATGCCTTGCAACAGGCCGAAGAGGCCCGTGTTGCCCTGGAGCAAATCGCCCAGGAACGTCTGCGTCCCCCTCTGGAGATATTGCGCTATCGACGTTCGATTCTGGAAATTGTGGTGCAGTTGGAAAAATTGCGTGACGACATGGCCATGGCCCGCATCGAGTTGTCTCCCTTGATGAACGTGCCACCGGGAAAAACCTTCAAACTGGCCGCCACTGAACCCCCCCTGACCGCGTTCCCCTCTGACATGCCCCTGGCCGCCCTGGAACGACTGGCTCTGCGCAACCGCCCGGAGTTGCGTGAAGAAAATTATCAGGCCCGTATCAGCAGCGAGGAGACCCGCAAAGCCATCGCCCGCCTCTTTCCCGGCCTGGAAATGAGCCTGACCGGCAATTATGAAAGCAATACCTTTCTGGTCAACCAGAGCTGGGCGGAAGCGGGCTTGCGCATCTCCTGGAACCTGATCAATCTGGCCACGGCCCCCTGGCGGTTGCAATGGGCCAGATCACAGGAAGCGGTGACCGAAACCCGTCGCCTGGCCCTGCACATGGCCATTTTGAGTCAAACCCATATTGCCTGGCGGCAATATCTCACCGCCTTGCAACAGTATCGCCGGACCATGGATCTCAGCACCATCGACCAGGCAATCCTGCACCATGTGACCACGCAACAAAACAACGCCGCCGAAAACCGCCTGGAACAAATCCGCAACAAGGTCAAAGCCGTTTTGACCCGCCTGCAACAAAATCAAGCTCTTGCTCAACTGGAAAATGCCCTGGGTCAACTTCAGGTGGCCGTGGGAGCCGATCCGGTTGCCATGAACACCACCGACAATGATCTGAAATCCCTGAGTGAAAACATTGAAAAAAATCTGACTGAATGGGAAAAAGCCCTGATACAGGTTCCCGGTCCTGAACCCACGACAGTGCCCAATTCCCGGGCTGATCTGATCGAACGGGTCCGCAAACTCCTGCAAAAGTCCATGGAACGCATCCAGGCAACCCCACGGCATGAACCGGAGACATTCATTCTGGATATCCCATCGCCCACCTTTCCTCCAGCGAACCAATCCGCTACCCTGAACAATCCGTCAAGGCCCCTGCCTGTCCAAGAAGGGGTCAACCCACCTTGA
- a CDS encoding type II toxin-antitoxin system HicA family toxin yields the protein MTKAQKVLQKMRNSARDWRIEEIKTLAERYGMIVRNPRGSHVIFSHPSVTEILSIPAHKPLKPVYIFKLVEMIDTIENAK from the coding sequence ATGACGAAAGCTCAAAAAGTTCTCCAGAAAATGCGGAACAGTGCCCGTGACTGGCGAATTGAGGAAATCAAGACTCTTGCCGAGCGATATGGAATGATCGTGCGAAATCCTCGTGGAAGCCATGTGATTTTTTCTCATCCCAGTGTCACAGAAATTTTGAGTATTCCAGCTCACAAACCGTTGAAACCAGTCTATATTTTCAAATTAGTCGAAATGATCGACACAATCGAGAATGCAAAATGA
- a CDS encoding phosphocholine cytidylyltransferase family protein, which produces MDTRGIILAAGRGSRMGTLTNTQPKCLLSLGGRTLLDWQLAAFRDAGITRVAIVTGYQAEQLATRVPDTFHNPAWATTNMVLSLTCARDWLTRFPCIVCYADITMEAAMLHKLNATRAELAITSHTCWRKIWEARFANPLLDAETFCTDPDGYLLDIGGRTDDIEQIQGQFMGLLRFQPGGWERVEHVLHTLPAPDRQRLDMTGLLIRLIRTGWKIPAVPVTGLWMELDRIEDKFLYDQLFESGDMGMFHEIVPGRLHSN; this is translated from the coding sequence ATGGACACCAGAGGCATCATTCTGGCCGCCGGTCGCGGCAGTCGTATGGGAACCTTGACCAACACGCAACCCAAATGTCTCCTCTCGTTGGGAGGCCGTACCCTCCTTGACTGGCAATTGGCGGCCTTCCGGGATGCCGGCATCACCCGGGTGGCCATCGTCACCGGTTATCAGGCAGAACAGTTGGCAACCAGGGTCCCCGACACCTTCCACAATCCCGCCTGGGCCACCACCAACATGGTCCTCTCCCTGACCTGTGCCCGTGACTGGCTGACCCGATTTCCCTGTATCGTCTGTTATGCCGACATCACCATGGAAGCCGCCATGCTGCACAAGCTGAATGCCACCCGTGCCGAACTGGCCATCACGTCGCATACCTGTTGGCGAAAAATCTGGGAAGCCCGCTTTGCCAACCCGCTCCTGGATGCCGAAACCTTCTGTACCGACCCGGATGGCTACCTCCTCGACATCGGCGGTCGCACCGATGACATCGAACAGATTCAGGGCCAGTTCATGGGCCTGCTGCGCTTTCAACCCGGCGGTTGGGAGCGCGTGGAACACGTTCTCCACACCCTCCCCGCCCCCGACCGCCAACGCCTGGACATGACCGGTCTGCTGATCCGCCTCATCCGGACTGGCTGGAAAATTCCTGCCGTTCCGGTCACCGGTCTCTGGATGGAACTGGATCGGATCGAAGATAAATTTCTCTATGATCAATTGTTTGAGAGTGGAGACATGGGAATGTTTCACGAGATTGTTCCAGGCAGACTCCATTCGAATTGA